The Anomaloglossus baeobatrachus isolate aAnoBae1 chromosome 7, aAnoBae1.hap1, whole genome shotgun sequence sequence aacactgatcgtgaGCACATAGCCTCAGCTTCCAAGCCAGTCCGGGGGTCCGTGCTGCACAGTTACATTACATTCTACACTGTTGGGTTCTGTACTGGAAATTGGAGTCTAGGAGAGTAATAAGCAGCAGGGGCTGGTATATAATAGTATACTAGTATATGGAGGATATGCACGCTGTGGTGCAGTTGTGTCgcacagggttatggggtactcggtcccgggcagtgtataactggggaatgtcactttggtggccgttgcccggttccgtgccctggggttttttttgaaaaggggaatatttacaggggattgttgaatgaagtttatacgtgacgccacttgtggtttgcggtgtgtcgccctggacaagccaggggacacaggtaacaacacacacacgccCTCACCCCCagaagttcacagcagacatccccaaagtgacctgctttctgcctcgggctcagactgacacaccaggtgggcggagtcaggagattatgacgcccaccctggagtgagctggcctgaggcaggaaacaagcgagagagaagttcaggagtgaaggagaaaggacatctgcagagaggcagacgcagattggggcctaggttggagcctagggcccctgtgcagaaagtcaggcagacggtagtggccgtctgcagggagccgtggAGCCAGTTggtgcaggtagccggggctgggcggtggccccccggtactgaatcggggagccagctggaaaccggagagcaggaagagtgtgcacggaggcgaagtaaaggacttacactaacaacctggggtcaggggaaaaacaccgcagccgcctgtgggacccgtccatccagccgtttgtttcagcagagactctgtgtgcttcgcCACGCCATgtggccacgcccaccgaagaggatTGATGGTCAGGGGTGGAGAAAACTAGACAGTGAGAGTAACAGAGAACAGTACAGTACAGGAGAGGAAAGTGGAGTGTCAGTTAGGAGAAGAAGTCtgtcagggcctaggttggagcctagggaccctgtggccaggagacaggcggtggtggccgtccgcaggaggccgggagtagaaccgGTGGAACCGTCAAGGCACCGAGGCAGGGtagcagcccgccggtaccgaatcggggagtcaaaccgaaaccggagcaccaggaaagggtactcagaccccgtacaaggcccagaaacaactggaccaagtcaatttaactgattgcggtctggactataggtccattcccaccccaagtcccgagagaaggcaacagcccaccgagggggataggaagccaccgcccaggcactaagatctcacgggccagcgcctgcaggcaaaagggctcctccagcatctacaagtcggggagcggactaacgttgctcaggcatagtagtcacacaccttacaaaggtgcaggagaaagacggacaccatcaacccgagtagggggaacaacgcagccggctgcaggcaccgaccaccatatcGTTTTTGTTTTTCCAGTGACTCCCGTGTgtttcctcagagtgagtacaccagtgccctccggcaccgcaccgcgctacgCCGCTCTTCCCTCCTCTGGCATCATCTTAGCcccccagcgggccccgggacccacatcccctacccacggagggagacaacacctagctgcgccacaacaccgcacccgggagcccccaccatcatcagtagcggtggtgccaataatcaccacgacccatgggtggcgtcacaaacaatttctatcgcggccccggccgcgcacccacccgatcaccaaaacaaccaccccttcatagagcgacgtgacccccggtccggaggcgctcgagcaacCGACACACACCCGAGAACGGACCCGAGCCGCTCGGCAGCAGCAGCCAAGCGCGGGGCAGTACATTATCCCTTATTGTTGAAGAAAGAGGCCAAAATCAAGTAACCACTACAGTCACCTGCAGTACTCGGGGCTTCATGATGTGACCAAAGTAAATAAAGAGGGTGGAAGTTCACACACAACATTTGGAAGTGATTATGTGATGCTCCtgaatctatcagggtgtcacagggaactgcactcctttctcttatggtgcatcccccatggttctgggatcctaactattggtattgcttccatcagcattcaaatcctaaccacaccttacaccacaccctgtcaggcacaccagtgggtggtcttgctggaacagggccacccacctaggggtcaggcagactggtgggagggaagaaatcagagcttagagtcagttcagtagtagctcccaaagagtgaggagctgggagttggagccccCTGTGGGACTTTTGGTTAGGTCGCTGACAgtagtctgggaccggaggagtcggagacccggtcgcagggtattggagaagggttcccagacttagttttggagaacggttggcaatggaaaatctagtaaccagacaggtaccgagcacagcagggtactggatcctagatcaggttgtagcttcacacaacctggtaattcacctgtggaggatagactctttatgaactttccccaagagctcagagatcgaaggcaccaacacaacgagggggatagggctttccagcttatgcagcctgcaaagatcccaagtgtcagccatcaagtgcACAGCTTctctatttaattatagggagcgggaccccgacagctttaggccgaggggtcactcagaaacgtctaaacacaagtgcatggaggcaggctccagaccgccagcagtaccaacggggacggattcctggacgagctccgcagagtggcagcggcacccagagacttgggttactcctgtgtcagagcctACTTAACAGTCGCatcaacatccacacggcctgagtgagtacactactccaccctgcgtcctgcctgcagcatagtctgcaccacgcttccctacacctccaccatccagagtcccggggcctcccctacccgtggagggaaagtcatctggctgccccactccatctccccctggTACTCTCAacaccggcagcggcggtactccccttaaagcgaaacacgggtggcgtcacgaacacttatcccctgtaaataaccccctttcattttcgagtggccacaagcccccgggtccggagacccttgagccatggCAACCCGTATTCTCAACAggccgactgctgcaggggtggtacaATTACATTTTTTATCAATAAAAGTTTTGTGGCTTCTTTGCTTTCTCTTATTTCTTGTTCTGGTGGTGGATTCTCTATAGTACAAGCAGGTGGCGCCACTACAACTACTACAACTTCAATCCTACccaatttctttctcatctgagttGCAGGGGTTAATAGTGTCTTCTCAGAAAGTCTCCGCCTCTGATAAACTTTCACTTTCAGTTCCTGCTCTTTCACTCTACAATGGTGTCTGCTGAGCTGAGGGACGAGCTGGACTGCTCCATCTGCCTGAGCCTCTATACAGATCCCGtatccctgagatgtggacacttCTTCTGCCGCTCGTGTATTGTGAGTGCGCTGGATGCACAGGAGGCGGCTGGAGTGTATTCCTGTCCTGACTGCAGAGCACAATATCCGGAGCGTCCGGCCCTGGAGAAGAACCGGAAGCTGGAGAATATAGTGGAGCGTTTCTCATCTACTCAGCCTGAGATGGAGGAGACCAGAATCTTCTGCActtgctgtacaaagtctcctgtcccggctgtgagatcctgtctgcagtgtgAGAACTCCCTGTGTGACGACCACCTGACAGCCCACAACAAGACGATGGATCATATATTAACAGAACCCACCGCCTCTTTTGGTCACAAAAAATGTTCCCTCCACCAGAAGGTTCTGGAGTATTACTGCCCGCAGGACGCggcttgtctgtgtgtgtcttgctGTCTGGTTGGTGAACACCGAGGACACCAGGTGGAACTTCTAGATGAGGCTtctgagaagaagaagaaggaactgAGGAAATATCTGAATGAACTAAACCCACAAAAAGCAGAAATTCAGGCAACAGTCCAGAATCTGCAGGATCATAAGAGGAAGATTCAGGAAACAGCCTCTGACAAGAGGAAGAACATCAGTAAGATATTTATGGATATTAAGAAGAAGCTGGAAATGGCAGAAAAGAAAGTGATGAGCAAGGTCTCCAGGCAGGAGGAGAAGATTGTGTCCCTGATATCTCGTGAAATCGAGAAGCTGGAAATACAGGAGGACAATATGTCCAGAAAGATGCATCACGTGGAAAGGATGTGTCATGTCACTGACCCAATAAGACTCTTACAAGAAAGTGACATTACAGAGTGTAATCATGGAGGTGAGGAGGACACCGGGGGAGATGGTGGAGAGGTCAGTTCTGAGGAGGATCTGGATGAGGTTCTGATCTCACTGACCTTACACCGATCTATGAGGGATATTGTCACCAATGTAACATCAGAGCTCGGGGTTCATGTCTCAGACATATTGCTGGATGTGGACACTGCTAATAGATGTTTGAAGATATCAGAAGATCTGAAAACAGCAACAAAATCAGAAGTTCAACAAAAGAGACGAAAATCATCAGGAAGATTTGTGGATTACTCCCAGGTGTTAAGCAGATGTGGCTTttcctcaggacgacattactgggaggTGGAGTGGAACCAGATAGGAAGATGTATCATCGGATTGTCCTATCGCAGTATAGAGAGGGAAGGAGAGCAGTCTGGTATCGGAGATAATGATAAATCTTGGGGTTTGGATATTTATGATGGAGGATATGATGTATGTCACAACTCAGATGTAGTGACCCTCAGTATGACGATATATCGCCGggctcatggattccgtgacgcacatccggcatcgttagcaacgtcgaccGTTACTGATGGAAAatgctcaccaaatcgtccatcattgacacgtcgttcattttaaaaaaatcattgattgttgaggacgcaggttgttcgtcgttaccgaggcagcaaacatcgctatgtgtgacacctcgggaacgtctAACTACAGCTTacgtgcggctgccggcaatgaggaaggaaggaggtgggcaggatgctacggccgctcatctccgcccctcctcttctattcagtggccgcttagtgacgccgctgtgacgccgcacgaaccacccacttataaaggaggcggttcgccggccacagcgacgtcgctaggcaggtaagtccgtgtgactgctccgaacgatattgtgcgccacgggcagctatttgcctgtgacacacgaacgacgggggcgggtgcgctcgctagcgatatcactaataatatcactgcgtgtgacggggcctttagtggcagatatgggctgccattaactccttattaccccgattgccaccgcaccagggcaattcgggatgagccgggtagagtcccgggaatgtcgcttctaatggatgcagcaattccgggcggctgctggctgatatttttaggctagggggcttcccaaaacttggggctccccatcctgacaataccagccttcagccatgtggctttaccttggctggtatcaaaaatgggggtgaccgcacgctggtttttttttttgttttttttaattatttatttattgtactgcacgatatagacccacccaccgacggctgtgattggttgcagtgagacaactgtcactcagcgtgggggcgcgtcttactgcaaccaaacataggcgccggtgggcgggggaagcagggaatatgagctggaataatgagcggacggcattttcaaaagagaagccgccagagcagtgtgacagccgtgcagcgccgcgctggtgatcggtgagtatgggagagggggtgagagggagagaccgaccgacagagagagggagaccaggagtgattttaaattatttagatcgttctgctggacatgctgagcatgctcagtagaacatgacggaatccaCCACCATACACAATCATTAGCCACCTTGGCGGtttccaacggaatccgccaaggtgcgTTGCTGTAACGACACCAAAAACACTACAtactgcgttccctccgcccgccgctctgtcaaaataacgactcggcgtcagccggcggatgcaacgcagacacttgcatcaCAGTGTGTCGTcaaaagtctatggagaatagcgcagtccgttaacagactgcgctattttccataacgGCGGATTGcaatgaacgcaagtgtgaaagcgcctaaAGGGGGTGGAAGTTCACACACAACATTTGGAAGTGATTCCACTTTTTATCAACAGAAGTTCTGTGGCTTCTTTGCTTTTTCTTATTCCTTGTTCTACTGGTGAATTCTCTATACTACAAGCAGGTGGCGCCAGTACAACTACTACAACTCCAATCCAACCCCAGACCTTGTTAATCAGTTTCTTCCTCACTATCTGAACTGCAAGGGTTAATAGTGTCTTCTCAGAAACTCTCCGCCTCTTATGTAAGGAAACCTTTTTACTTTCAGTTCCCGCTCTACACTACAATGGCGTCTGCTGAGCTGAGGGACGAGCTGGACTGCTCCATCTGCCTAAGCCTCTACACAGATCCCGtatccctgagatgtggacacttCTTCTGCCGCTCGTGTATTGTGAGTGCGCTGGATGCACAGGAGGCGGCTGGAGTGTATTCCTGTCCTGACTGCAGAGCACAATATCTGGAGCGTCCGACCCTGGAGAAGAACCACAAGCTGAGGAACATAGTGGAGCGTTTCTCATCTACTCAGCCTGAGATGGAGGAGACCGGAATCTTCTGCACTTACTGTGATCCTCCTGTCCCGGCTGTGAAATCCTGTCTGCATTGTGAGAACTCTTTGTGTGGCAAACATCTGACAGCCCACAACAAAACTGCTGATCATATATTAACAGAACCCACCGCCTCTTTTGGTCACAAAAAATGTTCCCTCCACAAGAAGGTTCTGGAGTATTACTGCCCACAGGACGCGGCTTGTCTGTGTGCGTCTTGCTGTCTGGTTGGTGAACACCGAGGACACCAGGTGGAACTTCTAGATGAGGCTTCTGAGACCAAGAAGAAGAAATTGAGGGAATATCTGGAGGAACTGAACCCACAAAAAGCAGAAATTCAGACAAGAATCCAGAATCTACAGGATCGTAAGAGGAAGATCCAGGAGAAAGCCTCCGATAAGAGGAAGGATGTCAGTAAGATATTTATGGACATTAAGAATCGACTGGAAATTGCAGAAAAGAAGGCACTGAGCGAGGTCTCCAGGCAGGAGGAGAAGATTGTGTCCCAGATATCTCATCTGATCAAGAAGCTGGAAACAGAGGAGGACAAGCTATCCAGGAAAATGCATCACGTGGAGGAGATGTGTCTTGTCACCGACACAATAACACTCTTACAAGAAAGGGACATTACAGAGTGTAGTCAAGGAGATGAGGAGGACACAGGGGGAGATGGTGGAGAGGTCAGTTCTGAGGAGGATCTGGATGAGGTTCTGATCTCACTGACTTTACACCGATCTATGAGAGATATTGTCACCAATGTAACATCAGAGCTCGGGGTCCATGTCCCAGACATATTGCTGGATGTGGACACTGCTCATAGATGGGTGAAGTTATCAGAAGATCTGAAAATGGTAATACATTTAAGAGAAAAACAGAACAAACCAGAATCATCAGGAAGATTTGTGACTTACTCCCAGGTGTTAAGCAGATGTGGCCTctcctcaggacgacattactgggaggTGGAGTGGAACCAGATAGGAAGAGGTATCATCGGATTGTCCTATCCCAGTATAGAGAGGGAAGGAAAACAGTCTGGTATTGGATATAGTGATAAATCTTGGTGTTTGGTTTTGCATGATGGAGAATGTAAGGTATGGCACAACTCAGAGGAATTACCCCTCAGTATGAAGCCAACGTGTCCGACACTTGGAGTCTTCTTAGACTATGAGGCCGGGTGTCTGTCCttctatgagctgtgtgaccccatcagacacttacacaccttcaccgCCTCCTTCACTGAACCCCTACATGTTCTCTTCTATGTGCATTTTGGAGCCTCTGTTACAATAAGAAGCTGAGGTTGAGATTAAATGTTAATGGTGATTTCTCCAGTTGTTGATTTGTTTATTGTTAATGGATTATTTCCACCTCAGTAAGTTGTGGTAGATGGATGGGATATGACATAACTTTCTTGACTGCTGGGACCCCACTAATCCTGAGAATGAACCACAGCTTCCCTCGATGAGTATTTGATGTATTTTTGATGCTTCGTATTTTCGAGTAGAAGAGGCAAAGCGTATTTCACTAACATCAAGCTGCTGTCATGTCTCTAAATCTCACCCCATTGTGCTATTTTTTATACT is a genomic window containing:
- the LOC142246520 gene encoding E3 ubiquitin/ISG15 ligase TRIM25-like; protein product: MASAELRDELDCSICLSLYTDPVSLRCGHFFCRSCIVSALDAQEAAGVYSCPDCRAQYLERPTLEKNHKLRNIVERFSSTQPEMEETGIFCTYCDPPVPAVKSCLHCENSLCGKHLTAHNKTADHILTEPTASFGHKKCSLHKKVLEYYCPQDAACLCASCCLVGEHRGHQVELLDEASETKKKKLREYLEELNPQKAEIQTRIQNLQDRKRKIQEKASDKRKDVSKIFMDIKNRLEIAEKKALSEVSRQEEKIVSQISHLIKKLETEEDKLSRKMHHVEEMCLVTDTITLLQERDITECSQGDEEDTGGDGGEVSSEEDLDEVLISLTLHRSMRDIVTNVTSELGVHVPDILLDVDTAHRWVKLSEDLKMVIHLREKQNKPESSGRFVTYSQVLSRCGLSSGRHYWEVEWNQIGRGIIGLSYPSIEREGKQSGIGYSDKSWCLVLHDGECKVWHNSEELPLSMKPTCPTLGVFLDYEAGCLSFYELCDPIRHLHTFTASFTEPLHVLFYVHFGASVTIRS